CCCTTCGCGCGAACTTGGCTGAAGTTGGAGCCTGTGCCGCTGCCATATTTAAAGAGACGCACTTCGGATCTCTGGAGTTCCAACATAGAGTCCAGAGAATCGTCAACGCTTTGAATGAAACAGGCGGAATTTTGCGGGTGTTCATACGCATTGGTAGTGACCTTGACTTCCTGCGCATCTCGGTCCCAATAGTAGTTACCACCGCCCCCCTCGATATGATATTCATGCCACAAACCGCAATTGAACCAAACAGGCGAGTTGAAAGCACCGCGTTGTGTAACGAGGATATGCGTCAATTCCATCTCAAACGTCTTCGCGTCTTCAGGGGTAGCAAAATACCCCCCGAATTCTTCGCCTGCGCGACGGAGTGTGCGCGCCACACGGGTAACCAATTGACGAACACTGTCCTCCGATTCTGCACCGGGGAGTCCGGCTTTTCGGAAATATTTCGAGGACGCAATATCTGTCGCAAGTTGTGTCCAGTTTGCTGGTACTTCAACTTGCTCTTGTTTAAAGATGACATCACCCTTCTCATTGTAAATGACCGCGTCACGGCGTTCCCACTCCAACAAATCGTAGGGATGAACGCCGGACTTGGTAAAATAGGGTCTGAAAGTGAGTCCTGTCCGATCGCCCTCATCCATATTGACCTCCTGTTAGTTATCGGACCCAGAAAAAGATACCGATAACCATTTTATAATAATATGCGCTTGAAAGCGCGTCTATAAATATTCCTATAGTTATAATTAATCTTTTTTTATAATAATTCGGTGGTAGCGTTTCTTACCGGCGCGGAGAAGCAAAGCGTTCTCCTCAAGCAAGTCGGCCCCAACGACCATATCTATCGCACGGTACTGTTTTTCATTAATATAAGCACCACCCTGTTGAACGAGCCGCCGTGCTTCGCTTCGCGAATTTGCCAATCCGACTTCATGAAACAATTCCATAATTGGAATCCCACTGTCAAGTCGTTCTGAGGCGATAGCCGAAGTCGGCATCGCGGCTTCATCAAGGTTCCCACCACCAAATGCAGCATGTGATGCTGCTTGTGCTTTATCTGCCTCTGTCTTTCCGTGGGCAAGTTTTGTGGCTTCGTACGCGAGAATCTCCTTTGCCTCCCGAATGGCTTCGTCTTGCAAATTACCGAGTCGTCGAATCTCACCCATTGGAAGGAAGGTGAAATACGCTAAAAACCGGGAGACATCGCGGTCGTCCACGTTAATCCAATATTGATAGAACTCATAGGATGATGTCCGTTCAGCATCAAGCCAGACTGCACCGCCTGCGGTTTTTCCCATCTTCGCGCCGCTCGCTGTAGTGAGTAACGGGAAAGTAACCGCGTGAACGCGTTCGCCTTCGACGCGACGGACGAGATCGACGCCAG
This genomic interval from Candidatus Poribacteria bacterium contains the following:
- a CDS encoding tyrosine--tRNA ligase; its protein translation is ANNDGTQTTPKAGGFLNNADWLLSVNYIEFLRDIGKHFRVNEMIKAEGYRQRLDRELGLSFLEFNYQLLQAYDYLCLFQKYACRLQLGGDDQWGNILAGVDLVRRVEGERVHAVTFPLLTTASGAKMGKTAGGAVWLDAERTSSYEFYQYWINVDDRDVSRFLAYFTFLPMGEIRRLGNLQDEAIREAKEILAYEATKLAHGKTEADKAQAASHAAFGGGNLDEAAMPTSAIASERLDSGIPIMELFHEVGLANSRSEARRLVQQGGAYINEKQYRAIDMVVGADLLEENALLLRAGKKRYHRIIIKKD